The Amphiura filiformis chromosome 12, Afil_fr2py, whole genome shotgun sequence genome includes a region encoding these proteins:
- the LOC140165926 gene encoding proteasome subunit alpha type-1-like — MFRNQYDNDVTVWSPQGRIHQIEYAMEAVKQGSATVGLKSKTHAVLVALKRASSELSAHQKKIIPIDDHVGISIAGLTSDARLLSKFMRTECLNSRYAYDTALPVTRLVASIGSKSQINTQRYGRRPFGIGLLVAGFDEMGPHIYQTCPSSNFFDCKCMAIGARSQSARTYLEKHMNEFSESTMEELVKHGLRALRDTLPNETELTTKNCSVGIVGKDDKFTVFEDEDVAKFLAGIESVPRSRRGGPPPAEGGAPAPMDTEAADAAPAAAPDPAPAEPQVEQPMDQQ; from the exons TTTCGTAACCAGTATGACAACGATGTGACGGTATGGAGCCCCCAGGGTAGGATACATCAAATTGAGTATGCTATGGAAGCAGTGAAGCAGGGCTCAGCTACTGTAGGTCTCAAATCCAAAACACATGCTGTGCTTGTTGCATTGAAG AGAGCTTCATCAGAGCTGTCAGCTCATCAGAAAAAGATCATTCCCATTGACGACCATGTCGGCATATCAATAGCAGGACTCACTTCAGACGCAAGACTTTTAAG TAAATTCATGCGTACTGAATGTCTCAACTCTCGTTACGCCTACGACACAGCACTACCTGTCACCAGGCTGGTAGCAAGTATTGGAAGCA AATCTCAAATCAATACACAGCGATATGGTAGACGACCATTTGGTATCGGGCTTTTAGTTGCAGGTTTTGAT GAGATGGGACCCCATATTTACCAGACATGTCCGTCATCCAACTTCTTTGACTGCAAGTGTATGGCCATAGGAGCACGTTCGCAATCAGCCAGGACCTACTTGGAGAAACACATGAATGAATTCTCAGAGA GTACGATGGAAGAGTTGGTAAAACATGGTTTAAGAGCTCTCAGGGATACTCTACCAAATGAAACAGAACTCACCACAAAG AATTGCTCAGTAGGCATCGTTGGAAAAGACGACAAGTTCACCGTCTTTGAAGATGAAGATGTTGCCAAATTT CTGGCTGGTATCGAGTCAGTGCCAAGAAGCCGACGAGGAGGACCACCACCAGCCGAAGGTGGGGCACCAGCTCCCATGGACACAGAGGCCGCTGATGCCGCCCCAGCAGCAGCACCAGATCCAGCCCCAGCAGAGCCCCAGGTTGAACAGCCCATGGATCAGCAATGA